The Plasmodium yoelii strain 17X genome assembly, chromosome: 8 DNA window tattaaaaaGTGTTCAAAAGGTtgctaaataaaaaaaagaaaaaaattaaaaaaaaagtataaacaTATTAAGGAAATTCATATTAGAAATAATCTGGGTCTCATGAAGTTtcgaattattaataaaaaattgtcatgataatttaattaaataaaaagtgTGTGGATATgtgatgttttttttttctcaaattttttttacactttttatcaaaattttccatactattatatatttatagatggataaaataacaatataaacaagaaaatatatttaatttcattatgatattatattttgttagcACTTGTAAATTTATCTGTCTATACAATATCACCACACATTGCAACCTTTTGCCAGGGCATGCATGTATGACTTTAAATTGCCAAACAAAGCTTACAGACTTCCATATTCCCacatatgtaaatatatctCCATgtgtatcatattttttattaaattggtGAATAATCTATTTCTCTTCGCACAGTATCTCTGTTTTATCCGTccattataaaatatttcctTCAATTTTGGACAATCCCaataaaaaatgaggaaaaatgaggaaaaatgggaaaaatgggaaaaatgggaaaaatgggaaaaatgaGGAAAAAATGAGGAAAAAACAGTATGATTGAAAACAACGAATATGTGTATGTGCTATTTTTTGTGCGTCTTTATCGTCCATCTGCAACCATTTGACAGGATTTCCGTCCATTTTTCAAACAACCTTTCATGTTTGTTTcttctaaaaaataaattaacgCAATGATATTCACTTCTACAAACATTCGtatcttttatatttccCATACCCCTACTCATTGAGATAATAAAAGTAACAAAATGATGATGTTCTAATTTTAATAGCATAAggatatgtatatatatatgtatatatttttacatgaACATTTTTGGATTATTATTTATCCCATATTGTTCGATATTGGCCATTTAAAATCTGGGTTGGGTAAAAATTCATCACCAAGAAATGTATAAGAAATTAGATGTGGAAATATAGGTTGTATTGCTTGTTCATATTTATGCAATTTACTAGCTAATTCAGATATAGTGATATTTGTAACAAACCCTGAATTaaatttttgtattatatatatacaaaactgataataattttctaaAGGATGTGTTATTAAACATCCTAACATATTCaaatgtttaaaaaataataaatctttTGTATTAAGAGAAAATTCAATATTCTCATTATTCTctacaattttattatttatatcatatccattatttttatatatatggttATTACTATAATAGTTAGCATTaatatgataatttttttcgtcTATTCCGTTAGAAGTATAATGTGTTGATTCTTTTTGAGATTTGTTTTGAATTAATTGACGAATATTAAGTGTGTCGGAATGTTGTATAACATATTCTTGTGGTATAATTATCTTAactttatattcatttaatttataataatctaATACAGTTTTAAttctaaatatatcaaaatattttatataattactTTGATATCGTGTCCcaatattttttccatctAATAAAACTACCTTTTTATTTCTctcattaaaatataaattactattcaatatatttaaacttATATCACCTTCCTTTTTATTTCGGTAATTTCTTATCACATCATTGACGATTTCTTCATATGTCCCTTtctttatttcattattgaCACTGCTATTATTGCCACTGCTATTATTGCCACTACTACTATtgccattattattatttccattattattgccattattattattgccattattattattgccattattattattgccattattattattgccaTTATTAATGATTGACGTTTGTAAGCAATCATATAAGCTATCTTTTTGTGTTGGGGAAAAAGGTAGATATTCCAATTTGGTGCATTTTGTAGATTCTCCaaaatttgaatttttctgaacataaatatcatttaaaatattttttctattattgtataaatcttcattattatttttaacagAGATATGACATACATCTATTCCCCTTTTGGGTGTCTCTTCATTTTTTggaataatattttcatgatatgtttttattatatcagtattattatttaatgaatCCTGTCTTTTTGTGAGTTTTTTGGAATCACACAATTTgtttaaaattgttttattgatTTTACTGTCGTTATCCTCATAATCTTCAGAAGTTGCATCATTGCTAACATACCCCGATGTACTATTCCTAGAGCTGCTATTTCTCGACCCGCTATCTCTAGAACCGCCATCTCTAGAGCTGCTATTTCTGGAACCGCTATTTCTAGAACCGCTATTTCTAGAACCGCTATTTCTAGAACCGGTTTTTCTTGTATCACTTTTTCGTGTATCGCTTTTCCTTGTATCGCTTTTTCTTGTGTCACTATCTCCAGAGCTGCTATTTCTGGAACCGGTATTTCGAGAACCGCTATTTCGAGAACCGCTACTTCTAGAACCAATTTTTCGTGTATCGCTTTTCCTTGTATCGCTTTTTCTTGTGTCACTATCTCCAGAGCTGCTATTTCTAGAACCGCTACTTCTAGAACCGCTATTTCTAGAACCGCTATTTCGAGAACCGCTACTTCTAGAACCAATTTTTCGTGTATCACTTTTCCTTGTGTCACTTTTCCTTGTATCGCTTTTCCTTGTGTCACTATCTCCAGAGCTGCTATTTCTGGAACCACTTTTTCTACGATTTTTATGAGCCTTAATTTGGTATAAACTTTTATCCTCAGTATCTTCGTCTGAATGATTAGAATTGGTTATCATTGCGATTTTCGAATTCTCCGATTCAGATTTTAAGTGATTAGCATCACTGTGATAAACATCAGAAGTATcacttttattattcatatcaTCAGATGGCGAATCTGTATTttctgattttttttttaattttttatttgcaaTTATGCAGGATACTAATGGGTCATTATCAGCTTGCTTGTATTTAACATCTTTAGAAAATATTTCGATATTTTTGATCATTTTAATTCgttttgaattatttttcttaatatttgtttttaaatattcagtATTGGtttgttttaaaattgtagatttattttcttcagacattttatttttggtgtcaattttatttttgctattcaaaatagaataaaatcgtattattcttattttattttctaattgATCCATCTGATATATTTCttcgtcattttttttgtgtttatttttgtttaccatcaaatttgtattatttattttttgaaaattttcatattgtttcacttttttttttttttttttttttttatcattactTAGAATATTCGAATAACCACTACAACTGTCATTTGATGTACTTTCATAGTTACTACACAATTCATAATTTTCGTACAACTCATTATATTTACTTAACTtattcttttctttttttaattttttatctgTAGAAAATGAAGATGGTTTTccaaaaattgttttttttaaaaatataatatcttCTTCATCAGAATCATCAAAATCACTCAACTCTTGAATAGAATAAGTATTAATTTGACTATTTCTATTATCCTGATATTTTGGTAATTGAATATTTTCTACTAAAAATTCTAAATCATTCAAAAATGGATGAACACATGAATCTTCATCAAGTATATAATACAACAAACGAATATCAAATTTTACAtcttctttaatttttatactatatatcaaatttttaatactatttataatgtcactattttttaaatattcgtGATCGGTATTTTTACaacatttttgtttttcacTATATTTCttcttataattattataaccaAAACCAACTGTTgcttttttcttataatattcaTGATATTgcttaattaaattatttttttcttcattgtCTTCCTCATCTAGTTTAGTTATGTGTGTGTTGTTTAAACTTGGTTCATTATGAATccaatacattatatatataaatatagataaatattttgaatcAAAATTGTTATAAAAAGATTTacatgataataaaatttcatgaattaaaataaatgaaaaatatatttgctcatttttatatatatatttatttatatcaacTTTTCCGTAAAAAAATTTGTCTATTCTATTTCTTTTTATCTCATATTgattagtaataatatatatgatcatACTTAACAAAGTAAAaacaataacaataatatttttaaatattagatcgttatctattttattatagtattgaatttttacatatttatttgtataatacataaatttatttttttttttttcaaatttattcatatcaatttttgaaaataataatttcataATCTTAAAAtaactaatataaaattttacaattgtttcttttaattctttGTATGTATcactttttcttttatttttttttttagaaatatacatttttttcttattacGATTTTTTCgtaaatattctttttttgttaGTTCGTCCCCAGAGCTTCCATTCTTTCCATTCTTTCCATTCCTTCCATTTCTTCTATTTCTTCTATGCTCATTTTTTCggttttttccatttttctcATCATCTATATAATCATGCTTAGtctttttatttgtattactCCTAAAAGATTTAGTGCTACTACAAGTATCATTACCATTTTCGCTACAACTCCTGCCACTACTACTACTACTGCTACTACTATATGTCCCAGTAACATTTTTTCTATGACTATGTATTTCAATACTACTACATGTTTCAATATCATGTTCTatactactattattatattctctTCTCTTATGTGAATGTTTGCTTTTTCTAGATTTTCTTCGATGCTCAATTGATTTAGaccttttttttatgatcctttttattttcttattattCACACAAGTATGATCACTATTGTTGTCTGTCTCCTCCTCATCACTTTCGTCCCGTTCGTCATGTTCGTCATTAAACTGATAGACATCCTTAACGAATTGCAAAATCGCTTCTTCTGTATTTCTTTtatctaatattttttccatataaataataatagtatccCTACTTTTAGATGGCTGATATGATATTAgtgataaaaaatgaaaatacaaAGCTTTTATAggatttatatttgtatataataatgataactGAGTAAATAAATAGCCATTAGATCTGGAATAGTATAAAGAtctataataatttatatatgaattaaatTCATTTTCCTTCTCATCTccattaaatattttatatttatatctaaaCAAATCCCCaagaaatttaaatatattacatatacatTTTCTACATATTTCTAAATTGATATGTAATCGTTTAATTTCTTTACTTTCATCAtacttattatatattttataaaatttatctATAACATTATTAGTATAATTATCGCAACTAAATGGGCAAATGCTTATGTCTTCTTGAAgcacatttatattatatagatatttcaaaaataaaatattgttcGTTTTTTTGGCATGTTTCTTTATGTATAATATGTAATCTAATTTTCTttcatcatatattttaaatatattaattaaaatgtctttgaaatatatacaaGCATCATTAACGTTTATATTGAATGCTAacatgtattttttataagcTTCTTTTTTGTTACTTTGATTTGaaaaattttcaattttgtttgctatattttttatatcattataaaaattttctaTCCATATGGAGTTCAACGAAGATTTGGATTCTATATCATtatttcttaacattttaaaaagagtatcctcttttttttttagaattatTCGATCATTCTCTGACATATTAGTTTCacacattttattatcttttctcttcattattaaatttatatagaTCTATAATTAGGAAAAACAACCATATATTGAATATTTTCTTATAAAAGTAGCTAAAGCACCTATCCAAATGCTCATCTAGGTGCAGTGAAATTTCTATATATACgtgaatatatttatcttcGTATTCCAATTTTTGCTTATGTTGCactttttttgatatatgtgtatatatgccctttaaaaaatactattttttttttttttgatttatacACATTTCTActactatattatattatagaAACTTCTGATATAGATACTTTTTGACGTATCATAGAATATTCCTCTTCtttaatgaataaaaaatattttttttgtagtGTACTTTTTTGGAGTGACTCAAATACACAAATATATGCGCACGAATGTATTATTcgaaaatttttattttataattgttcaaaaatatatttaaaatattattattatttttttaataattttcaaaacaaaatttagcataataaaatatgctAGAATAGATATAGCGCTATAGGAGTATATTAGTGAGACATTTAATAATTTGGTCGATCTtccaaattaattatatgctatttaatatcataaataaatacaaattttgtagactaaaaattaattattttaaaatataatgtaaaagtatttctatatatttagtttttttaatatatttatttatatcattatttaattatgttTTCTATGAATTGTTTCAAAATACAGCATATACATTCATACATAGatataattcataaaattgGAATATTACTTGAATTATTCTCTTACATATTActaatttatatacacaatatatgtattttcaatgatatataaaattagcagtgtaatttttttttctgtttttttttagcaaggcttattatatatttccataacagaaaaatacatttttgtgCGCAGCCAAACGAGTACTTTTTTGGACTCCTTTTGAATAATTGCAcataatgtataatataaatatatatataatttttttttatactttttaatataaaaatattttctacaaatttttattttctttacaAAGACtttaataacaaaattaaattaaaaaataaaatatataaaatattgttaaCAAAAAGGTAGGTTTGTGGGAAAAGGCGatataatgtattttttttctctcgaaataaacataaatatatagaaaaaataattagaAACAAACACCCAAAAAACaactttaaaaatataaattgaaattaaaatattttaataaaatattctttttcaatattttaaacaattatattattccactgtctataaatatatcttaatttccatttattatatatatatatatttttttttttttatgtaaagATCAAACTATCCCCCATTTTCAACTTTTATAATAACGTATTATAcccataaaattataatataagtaTACCGAAATATTAActcttttattatatatgtatccttgtatgttttttttatagctaacttttatttactatattttattgcaGCAagctattattttatatcgctttattttatttgtatttaatttcaaagagtattattatatatatatatatatatatatatatatatatatatatataaatatatagctaaattattcataatattaataactttgtatattatttatgataTTATATCAACATTGTATATGTTGTTATTTTCAAAAGGCTATTTTAAGTACAACCTTACTATGTGTgcacataatatatatgcgcatataaaaatataattttttttttacaattaaaaaaacattagTTGTACATATAAAAGTGTCCTGTATTTTTAGATTTCTTGATTTCAATTTCGACCTTTTGacgattattttttatatataatatggtgaaaactattatataaaattatgggTAAGCAATAGTAACCTAACCTATTAATTTCGAAATCCAGGAAAGAAAAAAGGCAAAATAAAATGCCTGTTTAACtgaagaaatatttttttatttttatcaccTCTCTTATTTACATAGAACACTTAATTGTGTTTGTAATACAAAATAGGTGTTGTAATGGCTCATTTATAGAATATctatagatataaatatgtttattcACTTCAAACCTATCAACCTAAAATATCATACCATGATTTTTGAAATGTATTcctgttcatattttttttttctttttttttttttccaaccTCAACTAGCTATTTTTCttctataataatataaattaattttgaagtataaaaaaaaaaagctaaTTTATGCATGTTAATATAGCtgttttatattcaaaaaaaaacatataaccAATAAATTCATATGTTCATATTTCATACTATGTAtgtaaacattttatattatcctcaataatatgttttaaatGAATAGCATAAAATTGTACACACACACTGTAAATGTGTATAGATATTTGGCGTTTCACATTTTAAATGATTAAAAcagtttaaaaaaataacaattatataatatatattttacatatagAGCAGTATAAAAGTAGTGTATAAAATAACTATTATATGTTGTATGAAATTTCTTTATTCTATCATCCAAatgataaaacaaataaacaaTCTTATATTATTCAATTACCATTATCTTTTAAAAGTGcttgtatttattattaatttatttcaaatttaaataaaatttcgtaattaaaataaaactttttGATTTAATTCGCAttgaaaaattgaaaatctttattttgtattatgctgctttatatttttatttatcattattatttatttattttataataaaacaagaaatacatatatttatgtctATATTTTGAATACACTTTAATTGGCTACTTGTTCTATAGAATATTAATTTGTAATAACTCTTGTTTATAGtgatttgttattttttatttgtatattctACCTACATTTTGTCATgtcatttatttaaataaaaatgtttgcTTTCCTCATGtcactatttatataattgaaaaaatatattttttgtgttgATTTTGTGTTGACTTCGTGTTGATTTTTTGTTGATTTTGTGTTGACTTCTTGTTGATTTTGTGTTATTTTGTTGTGTGCTTTTAAATGACATCGTTTTATTCTTTTGTCTACATTTGTATATTTGTTcctttttttgtaatattatagtataaaaaatgaagaagtcaattgattatataaatatgtttttcatAAATTCTATTAATTCGTTAATTTTGCTAATATTTatgtctatttttttttttttattggatGGAATAAACACatttgaatttataaatattcaaGAAAGGATAACCCAAATGATATGGTGctctttttttgttttacaAATAGGACTATTAAAAATAGCAGAAGTTTTTGCAAACAGtccaaataaaaaacaaattatttatattaattatatgctAATTGCATATGTATTTTTGGCaccattatcatcatcactTTTATTTACTTCTGCTTTATCATGGATAAAatctatttattttatatactctTTAGGATTAATAACCTCTATTAGAATAAGAGAATTAttgtttatttgtttaattaCGTTTTCTGCTGGATTTATACGTTTTTATTATAGTTTCTCTGATTATACTGTTATTTTGTGTTTCATTACACTATTAGCAGTACATCTTTCTATACCTATTATATCtcatattgtattattttttttggctAAACAAATAGCTTATATTAAGCAAAAGCCACTACGAGCTTTTGACAATATTGAATCATATTTTCATGAGTTAGAGAAGCGAGCCATTTTGATAAGAAACAATTTGATATACTGCCAGCAGAATAACATCAGTGTAGACATATTAGGTTAAAAAAGAGATACATATACAAGGCTTAAAAAAATCAAGAAAGCATCTTTTCAAAATTCATATCACATAAATTTTGTTTATGTATAGATTAATGtaagtatataattaaaaactaacattttttttttcttttttccatttttatacaCTTCAGGAAAcaatttatttgaatatgAAGTAAATGACggagtaaaaaaaataaagacagTAAACAAAATCGGATTATATTCATATGAATCTGAATAtagtttaaataaaattcaaTGTGAAACCCCTTTTGATGTTAGTGATGTAAATTATTCAagttttaattcatttaatattgaaatagaAAAAGACATTTTCCAAAATGAAGATAGATCTatgaatacaaaaaaaaatacaaggATATCAAACACGGGATCATCCAGTATATTTATggataaaattattaataatgaaataaatgtgAGTagaaaaaaggaatatagtgctgaaaatgataaaataagaGCTAagggtaaaaaaaaaacaaaaagtaATGAAAAGAAAATTGACAAAAAGGAAAACAAAAACTGGGATCATGAATGTGCAGTGGATAAAACTGATGATAGAAAATACTCATTTCTAAATAAACATGGGTCTGAGAAAAGTAATGAATCtattggaaaaaataaaaaagagctgaataatattaaattatccaatataaatgaattagAAACTGATcagataaataaaaatatagaaaaaataaatagcaCAAagtatgatatatataataatacagttgtacataaaaatttttctcttttacGTAATGGTCTAGTAAAGTTTaatagaaaaagaaatatattactttcagaggaattaaaaaaaaaaataaattatatttattttgataaaaatgggAATATAAAACAGTCTAAAATAATACCCTTATATGTTTTAGAAAGACATAATTTGAATGATATTTCAAAATACTTAAAAAGcgaaaaatcaaaaaatagtgaagaaaataattattattatcaattaTTTACGATTCTTAATGAAAACAATAAATTATTTCCCAATCCTAAAGTTAAACAATATACGAACTTAAATTTGGTAAGTAATATAAAAAGTGTTGATAGTAGTCAAGACATGAACATCGGTATAGAAAACAGCCACCataagtataataataataataataatagtaataataataatcggAAACAAGATTCagatataaaagaaaagggcaataataattcaaaagtaataaatatttttaactcAGATTTGATGAGAGcacttgaaaaaaaaaaattatctaGCTATAAATTGAAGACAACTTCAAAAAGTGGGAGTATTGAATATAATAAGGGTATCTATTATAATGATCAGAATAATAATGCAAATATTGGGTCCAAAGAAATTatgaaaacaaataaaaaaagtacgAGAGTGTTTTATCTTATCAATCAAGATGAATCAGAAGAGAAAAACgaaaatgaatatgaatGCTCTGATTTTATAGAcgggaaaaaaaatataaataaatttcacAGTCTTTTATCTAATAATAttggaaataattttttgataaaaagtaatcataaattttatataaataaatcatactcaaaaaaaaatacattatattCAGAAGAGTCAAGTTACTATGCATCTTCGTGTAACTATGGTTTTTTTGTTGATGACgtaataaataattcaatTGAAGAAGATCATATAGAAAGTGATGAAAATAACAAAACTGAAGAAAATAGTTCCAATAGTTTGGATACAAGCCCAACTATTAAAACATGTTGTAGAGGCAAAAGGTGCATTTTAAGgggagagaaaaaaaaaaaaaaaaatcgtaaaaattttgaaaataaaatatatgaacaaatGGGTCATGGAAAAAACGAAATGAATCCAATTACACAAGAAGGggataataatatgaacataaaaaatgaaaaaatgagTAGAAATGTGAGTAAATGTTGGATTcgaaaaaaggaaaaaagtTTCTATTTTGGTGAACACTCAAAAAGTAgccatttttttaatgaggATGTAAATAAAGATGATAATATTGAAAGTagcgaaaaaaataatgagaGTTTGGTGAATCATGATAAAgatgaattttataaaaactCAAAAGAGAATGAAGAAATGAGTAAGAAGGAAGTCAAGCAATGTCGAGATAAAATATCACCAAATACATGGGGAAGATGTTTAagtaaaaatgataaaaaagtAAATGTGCAATCAAAATGTTACCAGACATTACTTAGCAAACGCACCGAATCAGATATattaactaaaaaaaaacaatttttc harbors:
- a CDS encoding tetratricopeptide repeat protein, putative, with the protein product MKRKDNKMCETNMSENDRIILKKKEDTLFKMLRNNDIESKSSLNSIWIENFYNDIKNIANKIENFSNQSNKKEAYKKYMLAFNINVNDACIYFKDILINIFKIYDERKLDYILYIKKHAKKTNNILFLKYLYNINVLQEDISICPFSCDNYTNNVIDKFYKIYNKYDESKEIKRLHINLEICRKCICNIFKFLGDLFRYKYKIFNGDEKENEFNSYINYYRSLYYSRSNGYLFTQLSLLYTNINPIKALYFHFLSLISYQPSKSRDTIIIYMEKILDKRNTEEAILQFVKDVYQFNDEHDERDESDEEETDNNSDHTCVNNKKIKRIIKKRSKSIEHRRKSRKSKHSHKRREYNNSSIEHDIETCSSIEIHSHRKNVTGTYSSSSSSSSGRSCSENGNDTCSSTKSFRSNTNKKTKHDYIDDEKNGKNRKNEHRRNRRNGRNGKNGKNGSSGDELTKKEYLRKNRNKKKMYISKKKNKRKSDTYKELKETIVKFYISYFKIMKLLFSKIDMNKFEKKKNKFMYYTNKYVKIQYYNKIDNDLIFKNIIVIVFTLLSMIIYIITNQYEIKRNRIDKFFYGKVDINKYIYKNEQIYFSFILIHEILLSCKSFYNNFDSKYLSIFIYIMYWIHNEPSLNNTHITKLDEEDNEEKNNLIKQYHEYYKKKATVGFGYNNYKKKYSEKQKCCKNTDHEYLKNSDIINSIKNLIYSIKIKEDVKFDIRLLYYILDEDSCVHPFLNDLEFLVENIQLPKYQDNRNSQINTYSIQELSDFDDSDEEDIIFLKKTIFGKPSSFSTDKKLKKEKNKLSKYNELYENYELCSNYESTSNDSCSGYSNILSNDKKKKKKKKVKQYENFQKINNTNLMVNKNKHKKNDEEIYQMDQLENKIRIIRFYSILNSKNKIDTKNKMSEENKSTILKQTNTEYLKTNIKKNNSKRIKMIKNIEIFSKDVKYKQADNDPLVSCIIANKKLKKKSENTDSPSDDMNNKSDTSDVYHSDANHLKSESENSKIAMITNSNHSDEDTEDKSLYQIKAHKNRRKSGSRNSSSGDSDTRKSDTRKSDTRKSDTRKIGSRSSGSRNSGSRNSGSRSSGSRNSSSGDSDTRKSDTRKSDTRKIGSRSSGSRNSGSRNTGSRNSSSGDSDTRKSDTRKSDTRKSDTRKTGSRNSGSRNSGSRNSGSRNSSSRDGGSRDSGSRNSSSRNSTSGYVSNDATSEDYEDNDSKINKTILNKLCDSKKLTKRQDSLNNNTDIIKTYHENIIPKNEETPKRGIDVCHISVKNNNEDLYNNRKNILNDIYVQKNSNFGESTKCTKLEYLPFSPTQKDSLYDCLQTSIINNGNNNNGNNNNGNNNNGNNNNGNNNGNNNNGNSSSGNNSSGNNSSVNNEIKKGTYEEIVNDVIRNYRNKKEGDISLNILNSNLYFNERNKKVVLLDGKNIGTRYQSNYIKYFDIFRIKTVLDYYKLNEYKVKIIIPQEYVIQHSDTLNIRQLIQNKSQKESTHYTSNGIDEKNYHINANYYSNNHIYKNNGYDINNKIVENNENIEFSLNTKDLLFFKHLNMLGCLITHPLENYYQFCIYIIQKFNSGFVTNITISELASKLHKYEQAIQPIFPHLISYTFLGDEFLPNPDFKWPISNNMG